One Alteromonas sp. KC3 DNA segment encodes these proteins:
- a CDS encoding saccharopine dehydrogenase family protein yields the protein MSNEREFDVVIFGATGFTGKLVAEYFQSQYGNNNNVKWAVAGRNESKLNDVKKELGIGDSVASIIVDGDDAQGLAAMTKRTQVVLTTVGPYQIYGEKLLSACVDNGTGYTDLCGEPAWMHQMINKYEDKAKASGANIVFSCGFDSVPFDLGVHFLQSHAKAKTGDVINYVKGRVRAMKGTFSGGTAASLKATMAAAHKDKSIMAALINPFSLAGNEAIQPQPDGNKPYFDEQLGTWVAPFIMAAINTKNVHRSNYLSQYAYGKSFQYDEMMMTGPGEKGEAMAKHVAQDKSLASDDGPKPGEGPSKEEREAGFYDVVFVGTAVNGEMLSVSVKGDKDPGYGSTSKMIAESALCLCKDVDLKGGFYTPASALGDKLISRLEANAGLTFKVEN from the coding sequence ATGAGTAATGAGCGTGAATTTGATGTCGTTATTTTCGGTGCGACTGGCTTCACCGGCAAGTTAGTGGCGGAATACTTTCAATCGCAGTATGGCAATAATAACAACGTAAAATGGGCAGTCGCTGGGCGAAATGAAAGCAAGCTTAATGATGTCAAAAAAGAACTAGGCATAGGTGACAGTGTAGCGAGTATTATAGTTGATGGCGACGATGCCCAAGGGTTAGCTGCCATGACTAAGCGTACTCAAGTGGTACTAACTACTGTCGGCCCTTATCAAATTTACGGCGAGAAATTACTCAGTGCCTGTGTTGACAACGGCACTGGTTATACTGATTTATGTGGAGAGCCTGCTTGGATGCACCAGATGATTAACAAGTACGAAGACAAGGCAAAAGCAAGTGGCGCCAACATTGTCTTTTCGTGTGGTTTTGATTCAGTGCCTTTTGATTTAGGTGTTCACTTTTTACAATCGCATGCTAAGGCAAAAACCGGCGACGTGATTAACTACGTCAAAGGCCGTGTGCGTGCAATGAAAGGCACCTTTTCTGGCGGTACAGCGGCAAGCCTTAAAGCGACAATGGCGGCCGCTCACAAAGACAAGTCAATTATGGCTGCACTTATCAACCCATTTTCATTGGCGGGCAACGAGGCAATTCAACCTCAACCCGATGGCAACAAACCCTATTTCGATGAGCAACTTGGTACGTGGGTTGCTCCTTTCATCATGGCCGCTATTAATACCAAAAATGTACACCGCTCTAACTACTTGAGCCAATACGCCTATGGTAAGTCGTTCCAATATGATGAGATGATGATGACAGGTCCGGGCGAAAAAGGTGAAGCCATGGCCAAGCATGTCGCACAAGACAAGTCACTTGCTAGCGATGATGGCCCAAAACCTGGTGAAGGCCCCAGCAAAGAAGAGCGAGAAGCGGGTTTTTATGATGTTGTATTCGTGGGCACTGCGGTCAACGGCGAGATGCTATCAGTATCGGTAAAAGGCGACAAAGATCCTGGCTACGGCTCTACCAGCAAAATGATTGCTGAGTCAGCACTGTGTTTATGTAAAGACGTTGATTTAAAAGGCGGTTTCTATACCCCTGCTTCGGCGTTAGGCGACAAATTAATAAGTCGCTTAGAAGCCAACGCAGGTTTAACCTTTAAAGTTGAAAACTAA
- a CDS encoding cupin domain-containing protein — translation MRKCVQVTLASSLFMFFGAALAHEHGAKSPQYTPKFSQLGEGRSVDYNGRPIYHHVSNDDLPSNVALFEEVLPAKSLGAPPHTHENEDEIFVVLDGTVHFLNGKQEVVAKSGTVASLPRMNQHGFWNPYDEPAHLLVFVAPGHFSTFFEAVQTAVMDANGATPEEVGGIIAQEAEKLGVEIDMSQLPASALSLLQPNP, via the coding sequence ATGCGTAAATGCGTTCAGGTTACTTTGGCCTCATCACTGTTTATGTTTTTTGGTGCCGCGCTTGCCCATGAACACGGAGCTAAATCACCTCAGTACACACCCAAGTTTTCGCAGCTAGGAGAGGGAAGGTCAGTAGATTACAACGGCAGGCCCATTTACCACCACGTGTCTAATGATGATCTTCCTTCGAATGTGGCTCTTTTCGAAGAAGTGTTGCCTGCAAAGAGTTTAGGGGCACCACCTCATACACATGAAAATGAAGACGAAATATTTGTTGTTTTAGATGGTACGGTGCATTTCCTTAACGGAAAACAAGAGGTTGTGGCAAAAAGCGGTACAGTAGCGTCGTTACCACGTATGAACCAACATGGCTTTTGGAACCCTTATGATGAGCCTGCTCATCTACTTGTGTTCGTCGCACCGGGACATTTTAGTACGTTTTTTGAAGCAGTCCAAACTGCAGTAATGGATGCGAATGGAGCCACACCAGAAGAGGTGGGGGGGATTATCGCTCAAGAGGCTGAAAAACTTGGCGTGGAAATCGATATGAGTCAGCTACCAGCATCAGCACTTTCCTTACTCCAGCCGAACCCTTAA
- the hmpA gene encoding NO-inducible flavohemoprotein encodes MLSQQDITIVKSTIPVLNAAGTAVTEHFYARMFKHNPELKHTFNMTNQKTGKQKTALFDAIVAYANHLDNVAVLEHAVNRISNKHASLHIQPGDYDIVGHHLIETFRELLGADFTPEIESAWANAYIQLANLFVDKEATLYESTAQQEGGWKGKRPFVVSRKQDESSLVTSFELSPKDGLPIIGFKAGQYIAVEVEPKDNEYREIRQYSLSDAMRTSHYRISVKRESVPFCGVVSTHLHDNVSVGDTVMLYAPRGDFFLSEDDKPVVLISAGVGVTPMMAMLETLHLKNNTCAVTFIHACENRSQHSFVERVSAICNEHQWPNFTWYQHKESNDSERVKAGLVDLSTITLPFEEANFYVCGPVGFMAFIKSQLHANGVCDSRIHYEVFGPHEGL; translated from the coding sequence ATGCTTTCTCAGCAAGACATAACAATTGTGAAGAGCACTATCCCCGTTCTAAATGCTGCGGGCACTGCAGTTACCGAACATTTCTATGCACGTATGTTTAAACACAACCCAGAGTTAAAACATACATTTAATATGACCAATCAAAAAACAGGGAAGCAAAAAACAGCACTGTTTGACGCTATTGTGGCCTATGCAAATCACTTAGATAATGTTGCTGTTCTAGAGCATGCTGTTAACCGTATTTCAAATAAACACGCGAGTTTACATATTCAGCCCGGTGACTACGACATAGTGGGACATCATTTGATAGAGACATTTCGCGAGCTGCTAGGTGCTGACTTCACACCTGAAATTGAAAGTGCATGGGCCAACGCATACATCCAGTTAGCTAATTTGTTTGTTGATAAAGAAGCTACCTTGTATGAATCTACCGCGCAACAAGAAGGCGGTTGGAAAGGTAAACGCCCCTTTGTGGTATCAAGAAAGCAAGATGAATCTTCGTTGGTCACAAGTTTCGAACTGTCACCAAAAGATGGCTTGCCCATTATAGGTTTTAAAGCGGGGCAATATATCGCTGTGGAAGTTGAGCCAAAAGATAATGAATACCGTGAAATTAGACAGTACTCGCTTTCAGATGCTATGCGCACATCACACTATCGCATTTCAGTTAAGCGAGAGTCTGTCCCTTTTTGTGGCGTAGTATCGACTCACCTTCATGACAACGTTAGTGTAGGCGATACAGTAATGCTGTATGCACCAAGGGGAGACTTTTTCTTATCAGAAGATGATAAGCCAGTAGTGCTTATTTCTGCTGGTGTGGGAGTCACACCCATGATGGCAATGTTGGAAACACTGCATCTAAAGAACAATACTTGTGCTGTAACCTTTATACATGCCTGTGAAAACCGCTCTCAGCATTCGTTCGTTGAGCGTGTTTCCGCTATTTGTAATGAACATCAGTGGCCTAATTTCACTTGGTATCAACACAAAGAAAGCAATGACAGTGAACGGGTTAAAGCTGGCCTTGTTGACTTGAGCACCATTACACTACCGTTTGAAGAAGCGAACTTTTATGTTTGTGGTCCAGTTGGGTTTATGGCTTTTATAAAGTCGCAACTGCATGCAAACGGCGTTTGCGATTCACGTATTCATTACGAAGTGTTCGGACCCCATGAAGGGCTCTAG
- the norR gene encoding nitric oxide reductase transcriptional regulator NorR yields MALSQRDLLTFCAELPALLGTPACYQDCIERLSLLLSCHTIAFLKRQGDVLIPAAMKGLSLDTMGRQFHISSHPRFSQIVHASTFVKFPDECELPDPFDGLLLGREGNLPVHSCMGFAIRHNETLIGVVTFDSLNQGAFDAIDERLLEILVTALTGFFIADMQLHTLKIQVKHSAQLKAALSRPENLTDVNEFVGQSRQMQALKKEIAMVAATDFAVLIVGESGTGKELVAHEIHRLSNRNAEPLIYVNCAALPENLIESELFGHVKGAFTGAQSYRAGKFKIADGGTLFLDEIGELPMASQAKLLRVLQSQEIQPLGQDKIEQVNVRVIAATNRQLEKEVEAGQFRADLFHRLNVYPLAIPRLSQRNGDIVLLTGFFIEKLRRKLGLRQLRVEQPVLESMERYNWPGNVRELEHFLTRAAIKASSEKNSYIITIKLDDCEALAEGQATSKHDESESSSQPSRLASELVLREEVDNFQRNIIRQILTEEQGNWTRAAKRLNLDRANLARLANRLGISVTRAIS; encoded by the coding sequence ATGGCGCTTTCACAACGCGACCTACTCACTTTCTGTGCAGAGTTACCAGCTCTTTTAGGAACGCCTGCCTGTTATCAAGACTGTATAGAACGATTATCGTTATTACTTAGCTGCCACACTATTGCTTTTCTAAAGCGCCAAGGAGATGTATTAATACCAGCAGCGATGAAAGGACTGAGCCTTGATACTATGGGCCGTCAATTCCATATCTCATCTCATCCCCGTTTTTCACAAATCGTCCATGCCTCGACGTTTGTAAAGTTTCCTGATGAATGTGAATTGCCCGATCCATTCGACGGTCTTTTATTAGGTCGAGAAGGCAATCTTCCCGTGCATTCGTGTATGGGATTTGCCATTCGACACAATGAAACCTTGATTGGTGTCGTAACGTTTGACAGCCTAAACCAAGGTGCTTTTGACGCTATTGATGAAAGGTTGCTTGAAATTCTGGTTACTGCATTAACCGGATTTTTCATCGCTGACATGCAGTTGCATACTTTAAAAATTCAAGTTAAGCATTCTGCACAACTTAAAGCAGCGCTAAGTCGCCCCGAAAACTTAACAGACGTCAATGAGTTCGTAGGGCAAAGCCGCCAAATGCAGGCATTAAAAAAAGAGATAGCGATGGTGGCGGCCACTGACTTTGCAGTACTTATCGTTGGAGAAAGTGGTACAGGGAAGGAGCTCGTTGCCCATGAAATTCATAGGCTATCCAACCGAAATGCTGAACCTTTAATTTACGTCAACTGTGCTGCACTACCCGAAAATCTTATAGAGAGTGAACTCTTTGGTCACGTCAAAGGTGCTTTCACTGGTGCACAAAGCTACCGAGCGGGTAAATTTAAAATTGCTGATGGCGGCACGCTGTTTCTTGATGAAATAGGTGAACTCCCTATGGCATCTCAAGCAAAGCTGCTTCGAGTATTACAAAGCCAAGAAATCCAACCATTGGGGCAAGACAAAATTGAGCAAGTTAATGTGCGCGTCATCGCAGCGACCAATCGTCAGTTAGAAAAAGAGGTTGAAGCAGGCCAATTTCGCGCCGACCTGTTCCACCGACTAAATGTTTACCCGCTGGCGATCCCGCGCCTTTCACAACGTAACGGTGATATTGTACTACTCACTGGATTTTTTATTGAAAAGCTTCGGCGCAAGTTAGGGCTTAGGCAATTGCGTGTTGAACAACCGGTGCTTGAGAGTATGGAGCGCTACAATTGGCCTGGTAACGTTCGAGAGCTAGAGCACTTTTTGACCAGGGCCGCAATAAAGGCGTCATCTGAGAAAAACAGTTATATCATCACCATTAAACTGGATGACTGCGAGGCACTTGCTGAGGGCCAAGCTACCTCTAAGCATGATGAAAGTGAAAGCAGTTCGCAACCGTCTCGTTTAGCAAGTGAACTTGTACTAAGAGAAGAGGTAGATAACTTTCAGCGCAATATCATCAGGCAAATATTAACCGAAGAGCAAGGAAATTGGACGCGAGCGGCCAAACGACTTAATTTAGACAGAGCCAATTTAGCGCGCCTAGCGAACCGCTTAGGCATAAGCGTAACGCGTGCTATTAGTTAG
- a CDS encoding GNAT family N-acetyltransferase has protein sequence MVTLRAFSMDDIPQLVSILNDSDVTRYLSTKIPMPYTELDAKWWVEEGCQQGLVRALVVNNKCVGCIGVMPGEFEYSRSGEIGYWLAKSAWRQGFMAEAIEQLCCEVFDTTDIVRIHAAVFSGNVASMRLLEKCGFSQEAVLKRAIVKADVFYDKFVYALLKKDE, from the coding sequence TTGGTTACCCTTCGTGCCTTTTCAATGGACGACATCCCCCAACTGGTAAGTATACTGAACGACAGTGATGTGACTCGTTACTTGTCTACCAAAATACCCATGCCATACACCGAGTTAGATGCAAAATGGTGGGTTGAAGAGGGCTGTCAGCAAGGGCTGGTGCGTGCCCTAGTAGTAAACAATAAGTGCGTTGGTTGTATAGGCGTGATGCCAGGAGAGTTCGAATATTCCCGTTCTGGCGAGATTGGCTATTGGTTGGCTAAATCAGCATGGCGTCAGGGTTTTATGGCAGAGGCTATCGAACAGTTATGTTGTGAAGTATTTGATACAACAGACATTGTGCGTATTCATGCCGCTGTGTTTTCGGGTAACGTTGCCTCTATGCGCCTATTAGAAAAGTGTGGCTTTTCACAAGAAGCTGTACTTAAGCGTGCTATCGTTAAAGCGGATGTGTTTTACGATAAATTTGTCTATGCGCTTTTAAAAAAAGACGAATAG
- a CDS encoding VOC family protein — translation MELNQITLPVDNMEKAVSFYLALGFTQIVDTPHYARFSCPVGNATFSLSLEDEKVSNGSVIYFEHEELDLLYDTLVQQGIEFEQAPTLERYLWKEAILRDPSGNKIKLYWAGENRLNPPWRVNVTKAC, via the coding sequence ATGGAACTCAATCAAATTACGCTGCCGGTTGATAATATGGAAAAAGCGGTGTCGTTTTACCTCGCACTGGGGTTTACCCAAATTGTCGATACACCACATTACGCGCGTTTTAGTTGTCCGGTGGGAAATGCCACATTTTCACTTTCATTAGAAGATGAAAAGGTAAGTAATGGGTCTGTGATCTATTTTGAACACGAGGAGTTGGACTTACTGTATGACACTTTAGTGCAACAGGGAATTGAATTTGAACAAGCCCCTACACTTGAGCGCTACTTGTGGAAAGAAGCTATATTACGAGACCCTTCTGGCAATAAAATTAAGCTGTACTGGGCTGGAGAGAACAGGCTTAACCCTCCTTGGCGAGTAAATGTAACTAAAGCGTGTTGA
- a CDS encoding LysE family translocator has protein sequence MEFSILLALCTFAFISTVTPGPNNMMLLASGAQYGYVRSLPHMFGIVVGVAGLMISTLLGIGALFTVFPALYTILKVLGIAYLLWLAFKIATAPVTELEVQKASTKGPLAWWQGALFQLVNPKAWMMALASVGTFSSPTEHYFESGVAIVVAFAVIGFPCISIWAAAGAKMRVWLSSPSRRKTFNLTMGAATAATLFLIV, from the coding sequence ATGGAATTCTCGATTCTTTTGGCACTTTGTACGTTTGCATTTATTAGCACAGTAACGCCTGGTCCAAACAACATGATGTTGTTGGCATCAGGTGCCCAGTATGGTTATGTGAGATCGTTGCCACACATGTTCGGAATAGTTGTTGGGGTGGCGGGTCTAATGATCAGTACACTGCTTGGCATTGGTGCGCTATTTACCGTGTTTCCAGCACTGTATACCATACTAAAAGTATTAGGTATTGCTTATCTTCTATGGCTGGCGTTTAAAATAGCTACGGCGCCCGTTACTGAACTGGAAGTGCAAAAAGCAAGTACAAAAGGCCCACTAGCGTGGTGGCAAGGTGCATTGTTTCAACTCGTCAATCCTAAAGCATGGATGATGGCCCTTGCCAGTGTAGGTACGTTTTCATCGCCCACAGAGCATTATTTTGAATCTGGCGTTGCCATTGTTGTCGCGTTTGCTGTAATAGGATTCCCATGCATTTCAATATGGGCAGCTGCAGGCGCAAAAATGCGTGTGTGGTTGAGCTCTCCATCGCGGCGCAAGACATTTAATTTAACCATGGGCGCGGCGACTGCTGCTACCTTATTTCTTATTGTGTAA
- a CDS encoding aminotransferase-like domain-containing protein: MALYIDLAEHLKAQINLGRFTAGDKLPSVRQLSKEHNVSIATVQEAYRVLEAELYAQAKPKSGYFVPATMPGENLPKMTKPPQRPMDVSQWEDVLDILLNTFSKDSDIDVRCQFQHAMPNMHAKTLKPLTKRLYELNKNRALDGMIYGDVKGDVALRKQLSRVVAASGCHLHFDEFVVTSGCQEALSVCLRAVAEAGDIIAVESPGFYGAMQAIKGANLKALEIPTDSHTGLSLEALKLAVDQWPVKAILVTPTVNNPQGFVMPDEKKKALYALAREYDIAIIEDDIYGDIAYSYPRPRTIKSFDEDGRVLLCSSFSKTLAPGFRVGWIAPGSFRNKVLHVKYVTSSMCPTLPQLAIADFIEQGGYDRHLRAMRQDYRLARDALLKDIKQYFPADTCVSYPEGGYVLWVELNAKYDCVKLAENAKSYGIFIAPGQLFSATGKYRHCLRFNFIDGTSAQRSDAIKQLGILIKSLKT, from the coding sequence ATGGCGTTATATATAGACTTAGCAGAACACCTTAAAGCTCAGATCAACCTCGGACGTTTTACCGCGGGCGACAAGTTACCCTCAGTCCGGCAGTTGTCTAAGGAGCACAATGTAAGCATTGCTACGGTACAAGAGGCCTATCGCGTATTAGAAGCCGAGCTTTATGCACAAGCAAAGCCTAAATCTGGCTATTTTGTGCCCGCTACCATGCCGGGTGAAAACCTTCCTAAAATGACCAAACCACCTCAGCGCCCTATGGATGTCTCTCAATGGGAAGATGTGTTAGACATACTACTTAATACGTTTTCCAAAGACAGTGATATTGACGTTCGTTGTCAGTTTCAACACGCTATGCCAAACATGCATGCCAAAACACTGAAACCACTAACTAAGCGCCTTTATGAGCTAAATAAGAATAGAGCTCTGGACGGCATGATATACGGCGATGTTAAAGGCGATGTGGCACTTAGAAAGCAACTTAGCCGCGTTGTAGCAGCGTCTGGTTGCCACCTGCATTTTGATGAATTTGTTGTGACTTCAGGATGCCAGGAAGCATTGTCAGTGTGCCTTCGTGCAGTTGCCGAGGCTGGCGATATCATTGCCGTTGAGTCACCGGGTTTTTATGGGGCTATGCAGGCGATTAAAGGCGCCAACTTAAAAGCATTGGAAATACCTACCGACTCACATACGGGACTGAGTTTAGAGGCGTTGAAGCTTGCCGTCGATCAGTGGCCGGTAAAAGCCATTCTTGTCACACCTACGGTAAACAATCCTCAGGGCTTTGTAATGCCGGATGAAAAGAAAAAAGCGCTGTATGCATTGGCCCGAGAATATGACATCGCGATTATAGAAGACGATATCTATGGTGACATTGCTTATTCCTACCCTCGGCCTCGCACTATTAAATCTTTTGATGAAGATGGCCGCGTACTCCTTTGCTCTTCATTTTCAAAAACTCTCGCACCTGGTTTTCGCGTAGGATGGATTGCTCCAGGGAGTTTTCGAAACAAAGTGCTACACGTAAAATATGTGACAAGCTCAATGTGCCCCACACTACCCCAACTTGCCATTGCAGATTTTATTGAACAGGGTGGATACGACCGTCATTTGCGCGCAATGCGTCAAGATTATCGCCTAGCCCGGGATGCACTCCTCAAAGATATCAAACAGTATTTTCCAGCAGACACCTGTGTTAGCTATCCCGAGGGAGGCTATGTATTGTGGGTAGAGCTCAATGCAAAATACGATTGTGTAAAGCTGGCAGAGAATGCAAAGTCATACGGTATTTTCATTGCGCCGGGGCAGCTATTCTCAGCAACCGGAAAGTATCGCCATTGCCTTAGGTTTAATTTTATCGACGGTACATCGGCGCAACGAAGCGACGCCATTAAGCAGCTAGGAATATTAATAAAGTCGCTGAAAACTTAA
- the recD gene encoding exodeoxyribonuclease V subunit alpha translates to MSHLQTVQDVLEQLAGIEAIDKFIAREFGVIEGLDESDVKVWTGLLVCLSFMQRNGHSCVSLADIANQRLFEHVSATDEERKEGQDKHGIHFPSLTPLLRIVKKAFENERVAQLFVYDNGRFYSKRYFEFEQEIAKSVVQRTAFDALDEHAIARVKAIWPALFDVQSVQEQDWQQVAVAKSLVQRFGVINGGPGTGKTYTVLRLLLALQAVDSSLNIVLAAPTGKAQQRMTESIANSIEALRNKIDDEILSRVPTNAVTIHRLLGLREYTVSTQYHRHHPLNADVLIVDEASMVDLALMARIIRALPPTARLYFIGDADQLPAVELGNVLEQLVQREHTLNDDTTTLGAVPTIMRQHVATLCPHLPLLPLDEKAKSWVATLQAPQRFKGQVAEVATAIKCGDADKAIQAMDLFALDVSADGKNEKTGFLHEGVHLFDAPVLRKQDVIALAKECFIPLLEASDVASAMAQLNHVRWLTPIRKGDLGVEGLNERVFDAIKHKIRRREGRFYQGQPIMILKNHHPQRLSNGEVGIIWPDSTGKLYAWFDSQEGGYRSLALSRIPQFETVFAMTIHKSQGSEFSQVVLILPKPESEKAANLFHRGLVYTGLTRAKSGCLIISDVPTFNDMVGKVDKRFSGLSSAIDYLSN, encoded by the coding sequence ATGAGTCATCTTCAAACGGTACAGGACGTGCTAGAACAACTCGCAGGTATCGAGGCAATCGATAAATTCATTGCAAGAGAGTTCGGTGTTATTGAAGGACTGGATGAAAGCGACGTAAAGGTTTGGACGGGGTTGTTGGTATGCCTTTCGTTTATGCAGCGCAATGGGCATAGCTGTGTATCTCTTGCTGATATTGCCAATCAACGACTATTTGAGCACGTATCTGCGACAGACGAAGAAAGGAAAGAGGGGCAAGATAAACATGGCATCCATTTTCCTTCGCTAACACCGCTGCTGCGCATAGTGAAAAAAGCATTTGAGAATGAGCGAGTTGCTCAGCTATTTGTTTATGATAATGGCCGTTTTTACAGTAAAAGGTATTTTGAGTTTGAACAAGAAATTGCCAAAAGTGTGGTTCAAAGAACCGCTTTTGACGCGCTTGATGAGCATGCAATAGCAAGAGTAAAGGCCATTTGGCCGGCTTTGTTTGATGTGCAATCTGTGCAAGAGCAAGATTGGCAGCAAGTGGCAGTGGCAAAAAGCCTAGTACAGAGGTTTGGTGTTATTAACGGCGGGCCGGGTACGGGTAAGACCTATACTGTGCTGCGCTTGTTACTTGCACTACAAGCGGTAGATAGCTCGCTAAATATTGTGTTAGCCGCGCCAACGGGTAAAGCTCAACAGCGAATGACAGAGTCAATTGCTAACAGCATTGAAGCACTTCGAAATAAGATTGACGATGAGATATTGTCAAGGGTGCCAACGAATGCAGTAACGATTCACCGACTGTTGGGACTTAGAGAGTATACTGTAAGCACGCAATACCATAGACATCACCCATTAAATGCCGACGTACTTATTGTTGATGAAGCAAGTATGGTCGACTTAGCACTTATGGCTCGTATTATTCGAGCGCTCCCGCCTACAGCAAGGCTTTACTTTATTGGTGATGCTGACCAGTTACCTGCCGTGGAGTTAGGTAACGTCCTTGAACAACTTGTACAACGTGAACACACATTGAATGATGATACAACGACACTAGGGGCTGTGCCCACAATCATGCGACAACATGTCGCTACCTTGTGTCCTCATCTACCGCTTTTACCACTTGATGAGAAAGCAAAATCTTGGGTTGCTACGCTACAAGCACCGCAGCGTTTTAAAGGACAAGTGGCAGAGGTAGCAACAGCTATTAAATGTGGCGACGCTGATAAAGCAATACAGGCCATGGACCTGTTTGCACTAGATGTTAGCGCGGATGGTAAGAATGAGAAAACCGGCTTCTTACATGAAGGTGTTCATTTGTTTGACGCTCCTGTACTTCGCAAACAGGATGTGATCGCACTTGCCAAGGAGTGTTTTATACCGCTTTTAGAGGCATCTGATGTTGCCTCTGCTATGGCACAGTTAAACCATGTTCGGTGGCTAACGCCTATTCGAAAAGGTGACTTGGGCGTAGAAGGGCTCAATGAGCGAGTCTTTGATGCAATAAAGCATAAAATAAGGCGTAGAGAAGGGCGTTTTTATCAAGGTCAGCCCATTATGATCCTTAAAAACCATCACCCACAGCGTCTTTCTAATGGTGAAGTAGGCATTATTTGGCCCGATAGTACTGGTAAGCTTTACGCGTGGTTTGATTCGCAAGAAGGCGGGTATAGAAGTCTCGCATTATCGCGTATTCCTCAGTTTGAAACCGTGTTTGCGATGACTATTCACAAATCTCAGGGCTCAGAGTTTTCTCAAGTTGTGCTGATCCTACCTAAACCTGAAAGCGAAAAGGCGGCAAACTTGTTTCACCGCGGATTGGTTTACACCGGCCTTACCAGGGCGAAATCAGGGTGTTTGATTATTTCTGATGTTCCCACGTTTAATGACATGGTTGGGAAGGTTGATAAACGTTTTTCTGGTTTATCGTCTGCAATAGATTACTTATCAAATTAG